From the Candidatus Angelobacter sp. genome, the window TGCTGTTCGATTTGAGCGATGTGCCCGACGAAGCCTCGGTCGAACTGATCCGCGCGGCGCGCGCGGTCGGCGCCATACCGCTGGTTGAAGTCCGTCACACGCGCGTGAACCGCGAGATCCTGCGCGGCACGAACCGGAAACACGCCGAACTCGTTCGCGACGTTGACATGTTTCGCATGAAGAAGGTCCAG encodes:
- a CDS encoding aminopeptidase, giving the protein MTDPRYTKLAKLLIEYSTGLKKGDRVLFDLSDVPDEASVELIRAARAVGAIPLVEVRHTRVNREILRGTNRKHAELVRDVDMFRMKKVQ